The genomic stretch TAGTAGCCAGGTACTTTCCGGCAGCATTAGCACTACTCTTGTCAGCACGGAAAGCACAGTTCCCGCTCGAGACAAAGCTAAGTCGTGCCAGATTGTAACATAACTTGGGGTGGCGGCCCTAGTACCCCCGCCACCTAGATTGCTGACCTCTCCGGTCCAGAGATGTGTTCCAGGTGAGAATCGAGCCTGATTTTGAATATGTGTACCAAGGAGATTGTTCGCAATCGCCAGCATGCGTCGGGGTTAAGGTTTGAGCGCGCGTTCGAATCGGGCGAACACTTTTGATTAGAGCTTGAAGAGGAGCTTAACCGATGAGCAGCGACGACGACCGCGGGGCGCCCCGATCCCGTGACGAGATACGTGAAAAGCTGCGGGAATTAAAGGCGGAGAAAAGCGCGCATACGGACCTCCTAGATCGCAGGAAGCCTTGTGCAACACTCGCCTTTCACGAGCGTCGATGTGCACAAGGTAAGGTGGCGGCCCAAGTACTCGAAAGCGCCCTTTGAAAAATCTCAATATACTAATACGAAGTGTGGCTTCGCAGAACAAGTTCTAATAGTTCCCCAATTAATCCGAGAAATAGCTACCTATGAATAAAAATAAGAAGATAGTCCCGACTGCCACGGCCATGTTCATGTCCCAAAAAGATCTTTCAGACCATGGGTCTGGAGCTTGTCAAAATAGCCGAGGAGCATACCCACTGCGACGATCAGAACAAAGAAAATGATTGCATCTACAGCCATCCCTAAGCTAGCGGTCTCTATTATTGGTTGAAATACGTTTCTTATACCAAGGAAAGATAACAAGAGGAAGAGATAGCCTATGCTAATGAGAAATCCTCCAAGAATATTCTTCTGAGTCAGTTCTCCTTTATCGTCTAGTACATATCTGGTAACGGCAATCCAAATAGGAACTAGCAATATCAGAGCCTCAAACAATCTGAGGGCGGCGAGACGTACTTTCAATGTGAGTGTAGGCACGAGGTCATGCGTCGCCAGGATCTCATCGTCGGCCCTTCACTACGCTTGTTTGTCTACTCCTCGGTACTCTGACTTGTCTGCATCGCGTCGCTATTGAATGTAATTCCTGTATCGCCGTCAGCATCGAGTACGATAATCCCGGCAGTAGAATCGGTGAGATCAACAAACTCTTCAAGAGCAGTCTCAGCTGCTGATTGCGCCGACTCACCATCCTCTAACAGTCCGGCAGTGCGCTGTGAGAGCGTTGTCCTGATGATGTCCTCGCCTGTGCCTGTAACGCTCACTCCGCCAGCGTCGGTACAGTAAAACCCACTCCCTGCCTGTGGGACATCACCGACCCGCCCCGCAATCGCATACGAGAGGCCGCCAGTCGAGGTTGCGGCGGCCAACTCGTCACCAGAACGGGCAACCGCACCGACCGTCCCTGCACCGCCGAAGACTTCATTGACCCATTCAAGCTGCTCAAAGGCGTCACCATCTGGTGGGTCAAGTTCTTCGAACTCTTCAAGACCGTCCTCGGTCGTGAGCGTAACGTTTGTATCGATTCCAAAGCCAGCCGCAACTTCGGCGGCAAATTCACCACGAACGAGTACATGGGGCGTTTCTTCCATAATGACGCGAGCAGCGCGAGTAGCTTCGGATACACCTGGCACCGATGCAACGGCACCGATCTCGAGATCGCTCAACATGATACCGGCGTCGGTTCGCACTTGGCCGTCGCTCTGGATCGCACCACCGACTCCGGCATTGAACATTGGCGACTCTTCAAGAACACAGAGAGCACTCACTACAGCATCAAGCGGCGTCTCCTGTGCGGCTCCGTGTTCGACTGCGTCGTCAAGAACGGCTTGTCGCGGCTCAGGCTCATCCGGGACACCGCCCGCACCACCGTGGAGGATAATCTCGATGTCGTTTTCTACTTCGTCGTTCGCTGCCGCGGGTCCAGAGATGGCCCCGCCTGCGACGACTGCTGCACCAGTGGTCTGGATGAATTTTCGTCGGTCCATGACAACAATACCCATTCGAGGGAGGATAATAATCATTTTCAAATATAGGATTAAAAACTATTTTCAGAAAATATTAGATAGTGTGCTTCCGATTGGATTGGGAATCAGTCGCCCGTCGGGACGCCGATTTCGGTGCCATCCCAGACGCCCGCACCGAAATCGACCGCGCCGTTCCAGTGGCCGACGACGGTCGCGACCGCCAGATCGCCCGAGATGTTCACCATCGTCCGCAGCCGGTCGAGGATCGGATCGACACCGGCGACGAACCCGACCACCTCGAGGGGCAGGCCCAACTGGGTCAACACGAGCGTCAGCATGATCAGGCCCGTTCCCGGGACACCTGCTGAACCGATGCTTGCGAGCACCGCAATCCCGACTACCATCAGTTGTTCGGTTATAGACAGCGAGACGCCGACGAGGTTCGCCGCGAATATCGCAGCCACGCCCTGATACATCGCGGTCCCGTCCATGTTGATCGTCGCGCCAAGCGGCAGGGAAAAGCCATACACCCCCTCGTTGATCCTGAGGTTATCTTCGGCGTTCGACATTGTCACCGGCAGTGTGCCGGCGCTCGACCGGATGCTGAGTGCCGTGATCAGTGCCTCCTTCGAGCCGACGAGAAACGCGATCGGCGACTGTTGAGTCAGAAGCATGATCAGCCCGCCGAGATGGGTGATGGCGATGTGGATCAGACACGCGACCAGCATCGCCCCGATCAGCAGCCCAAACGAGACGAGCGCGTCCGGGCCCGCTTCACCGAAGACCGCAGCCATGAGCGCGAAGACGCCAATCACACCGTATTCCATGATTCCCCAGACAATCTTGAATAGTGCTTCTGAAGCAGTCTCCATGATATTGAAGATCGTTTCGGCACCCTCGCGGATCTGGGGATCGTCCGTCGCGTCACGCAGAAGTGCAAGTGCGAGGCCGAAAACGAGCGCGAAAAACATCGTCGCTAAGACGTCGCCTTCGGCCATCGCTCCGATCGGTTCTTCGGGAACGATCCCGAGCAAGACCTCAATGATACCCGGCGTCGCCTCGGTATCGACCTCTGCCTCGGTCAGCGTCAGTCCTTGACCGGGATTAACGACATTTGCGACCGTTAGTCCGATGAAGACGGCAATTGACGAAGTAATCGCATAGAGGACGACAACTTGGCCCCCGACCTTTCCAAGAGTCGTGGGATCAAGTTGGCGAATCCCCATGATGAGGGTGAAGACAACGATCGGAATGACGATCATCGAAAGCAGTTGGACGAAGAGATCGCCCAGTGGTTGTAAGACGGTCGCGGGTTCGCCGACGATCAGCCCGACGAGCGAGCCCAGAACGAACGCCGCCCCGATCCGGTAAACGATCGGAATCGACCGATATTGGGTCCACAAATTCATACTGGTACTAGTTCCCATTGACCAAACCACCTGAGGCAACCATTAAATAACTTCGTATTGACATACTGTTAGTATCCTACGGCTGATAAAATCGATCGCAGAGGGAGTCGTTACGGCTCTGCGTCCCGTTCCTCTGGGTTGTCCCAGACGTCGATTTCTTCGCCGTCGACGATTCGCTGTTGGTCGTAGCCGAGTGCATTCATCAAGACTTGGTGCCCGAGGAGCTCGAGACCGTAATTAACCATCCCGAATGGATGCAGGTTATTCTGGAGTGCTGGCGGTAGGACACTACTAATAACGTGAATTCCGGTCTCCTCGCCATCGTGTTCGAGTGCGCCAACGGACACCTGATGATCAGTCGTCGCAGCGACGGTTCCACCAGCTCCTTCGAAGGCATCGGCGTCTACGAGTGTCATCGGGGCCTCGATATTCGGCGAGGCATAGCCCAATCCGGCGACGTTCCACATTTCGCGCTGGACAGGGCGAATGCCCTCCATCAGGCGATGATCGAGATTCTTCCCGTCAGAGGGAAGCTCATCGTCAGGATCGTCCTCGTCGGGATCATCATCGAGCAGAGCGAACTGACGCTCGATTGATTCGATATCATCGTCAGCGACGCCCGCTGCGAGATCGCTTTCAAGATGGCCGAGCAGTTGGACGCCTCGATCAGTCAACACGAGATTCCCTCCGGTATCGACGAACTCGTCAAGTTGATCGAGACACTGCTGATCGTCAGCAGGCTCGTCATGGTTGATGACGACGTTATCGTAGGCGTCTCCATCGTCCAGCGCGCCATCGGTAACATCGTCGACGCTAACAATATCGAGGTCAGCATCAGCAAAGAACTCGGCATTGTCCTCGAAGTACTGCATTGGCGTCACTTCGTATTCAGCTTGGGTGAATCCCAACACTTCCTCCGGATCGGGAGCGAGGACACCATCGACATCCTCCTCATTTTCTTCCAGGAGAAGCTGCTGTGAGCTCACCGTTACCTCGTTTTCATCATCGGATCGGTTCTCAATATCGACCGACCACTCGCCTGCCGCCGGATTGGTGACATTCCATTCAGCCTCCCGCTCCATCTCCTCAGTTGACTCGTAGGTTTCGACCGCCTCACCATCGGGATCGATCAGTGTAGCGGTAACTGGCCCGTCATGTTCGACGGTGACAGAGATCTGCCCAGCATCTCCGGACACATCGAACGAAACGACGTCAGTCTCGTCACTCTCCAGCGTCGATGAAGACGATGTGAACGTCTGTTCTGTGTCAGCGAAGACGAGATCGTCTGAAGACCGGGTGAGCGTTTCGCTAGCCACGTATGCAGTCGAACGTCCATCGGTTTCGATGGTGGCCTCGACATTGGATGTGCCGTGGTCGATGTACCCACGGACGACGGCCTGGTAAGTGTCGACCGCGAGGTTCGTGAAGTCGTGACGATAGTCCATTCTACCCTCACCGGAATATTGCAGGAATTCGACTGTGTTGCCCTTCACACCAAGCCCACTAAACTCCTGAAGTCCC from Halalkalicoccus tibetensis encodes the following:
- a CDS encoding isoaspartyl peptidase/L-asparaginase; translated protein: MEIILHGGAGGVPDEPEPRQAVLDDAVEHGAAQETPLDAVVSALCVLEESPMFNAGVGGAIQSDGQVRTDAGIMLSDLEIGAVASVPGVSEATRAARVIMEETPHVLVRGEFAAEVAAGFGIDTNVTLTTEDGLEEFEELDPPDGDAFEQLEWVNEVFGGAGTVGAVARSGDELAAATSTGGLSYAIAGRVGDVPQAGSGFYCTDAGGVSVTGTGEDIIRTTLSQRTAGLLEDGESAQSAAETALEEFVDLTDSTAGIIVLDADGDTGITFNSDAMQTSQSTEE
- a CDS encoding dicarboxylate/amino acid:cation symporter, encoding MGTSTSMNLWTQYRSIPIVYRIGAAFVLGSLVGLIVGEPATVLQPLGDLFVQLLSMIVIPIVVFTLIMGIRQLDPTTLGKVGGQVVVLYAITSSIAVFIGLTVANVVNPGQGLTLTEAEVDTEATPGIIEVLLGIVPEEPIGAMAEGDVLATMFFALVFGLALALLRDATDDPQIREGAETIFNIMETASEALFKIVWGIMEYGVIGVFALMAAVFGEAGPDALVSFGLLIGAMLVACLIHIAITHLGGLIMLLTQQSPIAFLVGSKEALITALSIRSSAGTLPVTMSNAEDNLRINEGVYGFSLPLGATINMDGTAMYQGVAAIFAANLVGVSLSITEQLMVVGIAVLASIGSAGVPGTGLIMLTLVLTQLGLPLEVVGFVAGVDPILDRLRTMVNISGDLAVATVVGHWNGAVDFGAGVWDGTEIGVPTGD
- a CDS encoding M14 family zinc carboxypeptidase yields the protein MQLSAVTAGALALPGHAVADHESEKATELYDFIRNHVEGDYVIQTLVLFESEAGFDALEDLGLEQDIGDDETEPVDIEQTTDPQPAAHIGVTPFQASDVLELDEIEQVEFSPGANPFWKLDNYEDGVFPSVEESIEYISFDEAVEGLRYLEDQHSDRLNIFRVGETPGYHNLLEGETDPQDMWFGELTNNIEDSDSFKEKRKCVFSISIHSDEPYGREGFLRLVEQTLVRDEPDMDKWLDDIVVVFVLTNPDGWVRREPQYIGVENEFGRENAAGVDQNRGFPTEGWIDPDHYPGEAWGANLEDDQPTEIDDDVPEDILDHVPDTLAVTNHLRTYNNIETVADLHGMGWSEEPVESRPLYYTLTQNSNQFDHQELHDADEMTRVVGEYVREELGPIEDHRDALFDGVERFAQDDDELEAEDVAPELIFRDGSSVDTLGYTTTGGFRSFVGGLQEFSGLGVKGNTVEFLQYSGEGRMDYRHDFTNLAVDTYQAVVRGYIDHGTSNVEATIETDGRSTAYVASETLTRSSDDLVFADTEQTFTSSSSTLESDETDVVSFDVSGDAGQISVTVEHDGPVTATLIDPDGEAVETYESTEEMEREAEWNVTNPAAGEWSVDIENRSDDENEVTVSSQQLLLEENEEDVDGVLAPDPEEVLGFTQAEYEVTPMQYFEDNAEFFADADLDIVSVDDVTDGALDDGDAYDNVVINHDEPADDQQCLDQLDEFVDTGGNLVLTDRGVQLLGHLESDLAAGVADDDIESIERQFALLDDDPDEDDPDDELPSDGKNLDHRLMEGIRPVQREMWNVAGLGYASPNIEAPMTLVDADAFEGAGGTVAATTDHQVSVGALEHDGEETGIHVISSVLPPALQNNLHPFGMVNYGLELLGHQVLMNALGYDQQRIVDGEEIDVWDNPEERDAEP